The Apium graveolens cultivar Ventura chromosome 6, ASM990537v1, whole genome shotgun sequence genome contains a region encoding:
- the LOC141668017 gene encoding putative E3 ubiquitin-protein ligase RHB1A yields MGGCCSSPKNTQLHGTPIYYYCPPPPEERRSLTSHDSAAVARATAFMVDLNLDASSPDTFQRPPTPIPFDVVLGYPQSTGGIITGSSLQKGSYVNRTELDYKVQAGGLASPKKFGVELSKLLDADILNTEEEVCPTCFEDYDAENPKIITKCNHHFHLSCILEWMERSDTCPMCNQEMDFEVL; encoded by the exons ATGGGTGGTTGTTGCAGCTCTCCAAAAAATACTCAGCTTCATGGGACACCTATATATTATTAT TGTCCACCACCTCCGGAAGAACGTAGGTCTTTGACATCTCACGATAGTGCAGCTGTTGCTCGAGCTACTGCCTTTATGGTTGATTTGAATTTGGATGCATCAAGCCCTGACACCTTCCAACGCCCTCCTACACCGATTCCATTTGATGTTGTTTTGGGGTATCCGCAATCTACAGGAGGAATAATTACTGGAAGTAGCTTGCAGAAGGGCAGTTATGTAAATCGTACAGAATTGGATTACAAAGTACAAGCTGGTGGTCTTGCCTCTCCAAAAAAATTTGGGGTCGAGTTAAGCAAGTTGCTTGATGCTGATATTTTAAACACAGAAGAGGAAGTCTGCCCCACTTGTTTCGAAG ATTATGATGCAGAAAACCCAAAAATTATTACAAAATGTAACCACCACTTTCACCTGTCATGCATTCTTGAGTGGATGGAACGAAGTGATACCTGCCCCATGTGCAATCAG GAAATGGATTTCGAAGTGTTATAA
- the LOC141668507 gene encoding ubiquitin-conjugating enzyme E2-23 kDa-like — MSSPSKRREMDLMKLMMSDYKVEMINDGMQEFYVHFHGPTDSPYHGGVWRIRVELPDAYPYKSPSIGFINKIYHPNVDEMSGSVCLDVINQTWSPMFDLVNVFEVFLPQLLLYPNPSDPLNGEAAALMMRDRAAFEQKVKEYCEKYAKAEDLEDAPEESSSDEEISEAESHSSDEAMAGPVDP, encoded by the exons ATGTCTTCTCCTAGTAAACGCAGAGAGATGGACCTGATGAAACT GATGATGAGTGATTACAAGGTGGAGATGATCAATGATGGGATGCAGGAGTTTTATGTGCATTTTCATGGACCTACTGaca GTCCTTACCATGGAGGTGTGTGGAGGATAAGGGTTGAGCTTCCGGATGCATATCCTTATAAATCTCCGTCTATAGGCTTTATAAATAAGATTTATCACCCGAATGTGGACGAAAT GTCTGGATCAGTTTGCCTGGATGTTATCAACCAGACATGGAGCCCTATGTTTG ATCTAGTAAACGTATTCGAAGTGTTCCTTCCTCAACTACTTCTGTACCCCAATCCATCAGACCCACTGAATGGGGAGGCAGCTGCTCTTATGATGCGTGATCGAGCTGCATTTGAACAAAAAGTTAAAG AATACTGCGAAAAATATGCCAAGGCGGAAGATTTAGAAGACGCCCCAGAAGAAAGTTCAAGTGATGAAGAGATAAGTGAAGCTGAATCCCACTCGAGCGACGAAGCCATGGCTGGTCCAGTTGACCCTTAG